The following are encoded in a window of Amaranthus tricolor cultivar Red isolate AtriRed21 chromosome 2, ASM2621246v1, whole genome shotgun sequence genomic DNA:
- the LOC130807034 gene encoding beta-amylase-like, protein MAKMILNYVPVYTMLPLGVVTADNNFENQDDIKRQLYKLREAEVDGVMVDVWWGIIESKGPKQYDWNAYKSLFQVVKDCGLKIQAIMSFHQCGGNVGDGVYIPLPQWVLQVGDSNPDIFYTNRRGTRNKEYLTLGIDNEPIIGGRTPIQIYSDYMKSFRENMSDFLNAGVIVDIEVGLGPAGEMRYPSYPQNQGWSYPGIGEFQCYDKYLTEDFKKAAVDAGHPEWNLPDNAGQYNDRPESTEFFRNNGAYLSDHGKFFLTWYSNKLLIHGDQILEEATKAFCGCKVKIAAKVSIVIYGSISDCGSFIVQMTNVFLPLNNEQVSGLHWWYKDSSHAAELTAGYYNLRDRDGYRPIARMLSRHYGVLDFTCLEMRDYEQPGYADSAPQELVQQVLSGSWRENIEVAGENALPRYDPNAYNQMLLNARPNGVNRDGPPKLKMYGLTYLRLCNQLLDGWNFNVFKTFVKKMHADQEYCPNPENYGRQVIPLEQSKPKIPLDVLLEATKPMEPLPFNNETDMKVIV, encoded by the exons ATGGCAAAAATGATCCTGAACTATGTGCCCGTCTACACAATGTTACCA TTGGGAGTTGTTACAGCTGACAACAACTTTGAGAACCAGGATGACATCAAGAGACAATTATACAAGCTTAGGGAAGCCGAAGTTGATGGAGTCATGGTCGATGTCTGGTGGGGAATAATAGAATCAAAAGGACCTAAGCAATATGATTGGAATGCTTACAAAAGCTTGTTTCAAGTTGTTAAGGATTGTGGCCTGAAAATACAAGCAATAATGTCGTTCCACCAATGTGGAGGGAATGTAGGTGATGGTGTTTACATCCCACTCCCTCAATGGGTACTTCAAGTCGGAGATTCAAACCCTGATATCTTCTATACTAATAGAAGGGGTACCCGAAACAAAGAGTACCTTACGCTTGGTATTGATAATGAACCCATCATTGGAGGCCGAACTCCCATTCAG ATCTATAGTGATTACATGAAGAGTTTCAGAGAGAATATGTCAGATTTCCTAAACGCTGGTGTCATTGTTGACATTGAAGTAGGCCTTGGGCCAGCAGGAGAAATGCGATATCCTTCTTATCCACAAAATCAAGGATGGAGCTACCCAGGAATAGGGGAGTTTCAG TGCTATGACAAATATCTGACGGAAGATTTCAAAAAGGCAGCAGTTGATGCTGGCCATCCCGAGTGGAATTTGCCAGATAATGCAGGACAATATAATGACAGACCAGAATCAACAGAATTTTTTAGAAACAATGGAGCATACCTCAGTGATCATGGAAAATTCTTCTTAACCTGGTATTCGAACAAATTACTGATCCATGGTGACCAGATCCTGGAAGAAGCAACAAAAGCGTTCTGTGGCTGCAAAGTTAAAATAGCAGCTAAAGTAAGTATAGTGATCTATGGGAGCATCAGTGATTGTGGAAGTTTTATTGTGCAGATGACTAACGTTTTCCTTCCCCTCAATAATGAGCAGGTTTCAGGATTACATTGGTGGTACAAGGATAGCAGTCATGCTGCTGAGCTGACTGCTGGATACTACAACTTGAGAGACAGAGATGGGTATCGACCAATAGCAAGGATGCTTTCTCGACACTATGGGGTTTTAGATTTTACATGTCTTGAGATGAGAGACTATGAGCAGCCTGGTTATGCTGATAGTGCTCCACAAGAGCTTGTGCAACAG GTCTTAAGTGGAAGCTGGAGAGAAAATATTGAGGTTGCAGGTGAAAATGCACTACCCAGATATGATCCCAACGCTTACAATCAGATGCTGCTGAATGCTAGGCCAAACGGAGTTAATAGAGATGGTCCACCAAAACTTAAGATGTACGGCTTGACATATCTTCGTTTGTGCAATCAGCTGCTAGATGGGTGGAACTTTAATGTATTCAAGacatttgtgaagaaaatgcaTGCTGATCAA GAGTATTGTCCAAATCCTGAAAATTATGGAAGGCAAGTCATTCCATTAGAGCAGTCAAAGCCAAAGATTCCACTCGACGTTCTTCTAGAAGCAACCAAACCAATGGAACCACTACCCTTTAACAATGAAACAGATATGAAAGTAATTGTATAA
- the LOC130807033 gene encoding dolichol kinase EVAN, with the protein MASMASSLFTGERVVVLFVLARIVFSTSISIFPFESLSLSLLACAALFVEISVENSTTVNFNVRPGASSGILLGTVTLPTVVFSKLIQLSRGLRLAEVAITEFQYQKLLFWTTSISCFSILLFLGLVTRYPSRNRLELKCGFACLMLSAQLYLILPLDGFDHGMHLVLILMWMLGHGVAAVKLIQHILYTFPSCASIGEALLVTAGLTTYFGDMLRSTLFKAIQRFVSEVDERYRIKRSEISAIIQGYLLGLLLFPLFFKFCVRITSLFSNSSSYNARTWNEIGHSLLFFSLLTVISATIIPLWLQFVQDFNLHPLWWVLEFVFSEPLKRLSLCIYWVGVICVSVHRFYNISKSSKVERILLRKYYHLMAVCMFVPALVLQPNFLNLSFGAALAAFLVLEIIRVWRIWPMGKMIHLFMNAFTDHRDSDLLIVSHFSLLLGCALPIWISSGFNDRPLAPFAGILSLGIGDTMASMVGHKYGVLRWSKTGKKTIEGTAAGITSVLAACSFLLPLLASTGYIQNWSSLLLAVVASGMLEAYTAQLDNAFIPLVFYSLLCL; encoded by the exons ATGGCATCCATGGCTTCTTCGCTATTTACTGGCGAGAGAGTCGTCGTTTTATTCGTCCTTGCACGCATCGTTTTCTCCACTTCTATTTCAATTTTCCCATTCGAaagtctctctctctctcttctcgCCTGTGCTGCTTTATTTGTCGAGATTTCTGTTGAAAATTCCACTACAGTTAACTTCAATGTCAG ACCAGGTGCGTCATCAGGTATACTGCTGGGAACAGTTACCTTGCCCACAGTGGTGTTTTCTAAGCTGATACAGCTATCAAGAGGATTGCGATTGGCTGAAGTTGCAATTACTG AATTTCAGTATCAGAAATTACTTTTTTGGACTACATCTATCAGCTGTTTCAGTATACTTCTATTCCTTGGCCTGGTCACCAGATATCCAAGTAGGAATAGATTGGAACTGAAGTGTGGCTTTGCTTGTTTGATGCTGAGTGCACAGCTGTACTTGATTCTCCCACTTGATGGTTTTGACCATG GGATGCATTTGGTGTTGATACTTATGTGGATGCTGGGCCATGGAGTAGCTGCAGTGAAGTTGATTCAGCACATTCTCTATACTTTCCCATCTTGTGCCTCCATAG GAGAAGCACTTTTGGTGACGGCTGGTCTAACTACTTATTTCGGAGACATGCTTAGGTCTACTCTTTTCAAG GCTATACAACGCTTTGTATCAGAGGTTGATGAGCGATATAGAATTAAAAGAAGTGAGATTAGCGCCATTATTCAG GGCTATCTGCTAGGACTCCTcttatttcctttattttttaagttttgtgTTCGAATTACCAGTCTCTTCAGCAACTCAAGCTCTTATAATGCGAGGACCTGGAATGAGATTGGGCACTCACTTTTATTCTTCTCGTTACTAACTGTTATTTCGGCTACAATCATTCCACTCTGGCTGCAGTTTGTTCAGGATTTCAATTTGCATCCTTTATGGTG GGTACTTGAATTTGTCTTCTCTGAGCCGCTCAAGAGGTTATCATTGTGCATCTACTGGGTGGGTGTAATTTGTGTCTCAGTGCATCGGTTTTATAACATTTCTAAGAGTAGTAAGGTGGAGCGTATCCTCCTGCGGAAGTATTATCATCTAATGGCTGTTTGTATGTTTGTTCCTGCTCTTGTTCTTCAG CCAAATTTTCTCAATCTTTCTTTTGGTGCGGCTTTAGCAGCTTTTTTAGTCCTGGAAATTATTCGA GTATGGAGAATTTGGCCTATGGGGAAGATGATTCATCTTTTCATGAATGCTTTCACAGACCATCGTGACTCTGATCTTCTTATTGTGAG CCATTTTTCTCTCTTATTGGGATGTGCCTTGCCTATATGGATATCTTCTGGATTTAACGATCGTCCACTTGCTCCATTTGCTGGTATTTTGAGCCTTGGAATTGGAGATACAATG GCATCAATGGTTGGGCACAAATATGGTGTTTTGAGGTGGAGCAAGACCGGAA agaAAACTATTGAAGGGACTGCTGCTGGTATAACATCTGTCTTGGCAGCATGCTCGTTTCTCCTCCCACTTCTTGCATCTACTGGATACATACAG AATTGGAGCTCACTTCTCTTGGCGGTGGTAGCAAGTGGCATGCTCGAGGCTTATACAGCTCAACTTGACAATGCTTTCATTCCATTGGTATTCTATTCTCTCCTGTGTCTGTAA
- the LOC130806619 gene encoding heavy metal-associated isoprenylated plant protein 3-like: MAKGKNKGAETDNSECSVFSIVFTVHLHCKGCTGRIRKHILKYPGVVRVEFEGENKVKVICLKNVDPEKLRDKLQEKTSKKFELILPQQPKKDAKQNVKQTENKPKELAVTSVLLKVEYHCDGCYQKLCKTLHSYTGVHEVKEDKEKSTMKVSGRFEVKKMVEELSKKLHKPLEIIPEKEKEQKKPPDNSTNKLPTQEKNKEVKVEYLVNGSGYVGVCDGSGRILKIFDTPELFSDDNPNGCFIM; this comes from the exons ATGGCGAAG gGAAAAAACAAAGGAGCAGAAACGGATAACAGTGAATGCTCTGTTTTCAGCATTGTTTTTACGGTTCATTTGCATTGTAAGGGATGTACTGGAAGAATCCGAAAGCATATCCTCAAATATCCtg GTGTTGTTAGAGTTGAGTTTGAAGGTGAAAACAAGGTTAAAGTGATTTGCCTAAAAAATGTTGATCCAGAGAAATTACGAGACAAATTGCAAGAAAAAACATCCAAAAAATTCGAACTAATCCTTCCGCAACAACCCAAAAAAGATGCCAAACAGAATGTAAAACAAACAGAAAACAAACCCAAAGAG TTGGCAGTAACATCAGTACTATTGAAGGTAGAGTACCACTGTGATGGCTGTTATCAGAAACTCTGCAAAACATTGCATTCCTACACAG GTGTGCATGAAGTGAAAGAAGATAAAGAGAAATCCACAATGAAAGTGAGTGGAAGGTTTGAAGTGAAGAAAATGGTGGAAGAGCTGTCCAAGAAATTGCACAAACCACTTGAAATCATTCCTGAGAAGGAGAAAGAACAGAAGAAACCACCTGATAACAGCACCAACAAACTACCAACTCAGGAGAAGAACAAGGAAGTTAAGGTGGAATATCTAGTTAATGGATCTGGGTATGTGGGTGTGTGTGATGGGTCGGGTCGGATCCTGAAAATATTTGACACTCCTGAGCTATTCAGTGATGACAACCCAAATGGCTGCTTCATTATGTGA
- the LOC130806310 gene encoding ABC transporter F family member 1 — MVSDASKKKAAQKKAAAAAKRGGKAAASSKAAATTAQSVDKISNGVADFQISDRTCASVLCSHPLSRDVRIESLSVTFHGHDLIVDSVLELNYGRRYGLMGLNGCGKSTLLTAIGLRELPIPEHMDIYHLSREIEASDMSALEAVISCDEERVKLEEEAEILSAQEDGGGDRLERIYERLEALDASTAEKRAAEILHGLGFSKMMQQKKTKDFSGGWRMRIALARSLFMNPTILLLDEPTNHLDLEACVWLEENLKNFSRILVVVSHSQDFLNGVCTNIIHMQSKKLKFYTGNYDQYVQTRSEHEENQMKQYKWEQDQIANMKEYIARFGHGSAKLARQAQSKEKTLAKMERGGLTEKVARDHVLTFRFTDVGKLPPPVLQFVEVSFGYTPENILYKNLDFGVDLDSRIALVGPNGAGKSTLLKLMTGDLVPLEGMVKRHNHLKIAQYHQHLAEKLDLNMSALLYMMREYPGNEEERMRAAIGKFGLSGKAQVMPMKNLSDGQRSRVIFAWLAYRQPHMLLLDEPTNHLDIETIDSLAEALNEWDGGMVLVSHDFRLINQVAHEIWVCENQTVSRWEGDIIAFKEHLKRKAGLSD; from the exons ATGGTTTCGGACGCTAGCAAGAAGAAGGCTGCTCAGAAGAAGGCTGCCGCAGCAGCAAAAAGAGGAGGAAAGGCTGCCGCTTCATCTAAGGCGGCGGCAACAACTGCTCAAAGTGTTGATAAGATCTCCAATGGTGTTGCCGATTTTCAGATATCTGATCGCACTTGTGCTTCTGTTCTCTGTTCTCATCCTTTATCAAGAGATGTTAGG ATAGAGTCTTTATCAGTTACTTTCCATGGACATGATCTGATAGTTGACTCAGTACTGGAGCTGAACTATGGAAG GCGTTATGGTTTAATGGGTTTAAATGGTTGTGGAAAATCTACCCTTCTTACCGCAATAGGATTACGAGAGCTTCCGATTCCTGAGCACATGGATATCTATCATTTGTCTAGAGAGATTGAGGCTTCTGACATGTCTGCCCTTGAGGCTGTAATAAGCTGTGATGAGGAAAGGGTGAAGCTAGAAGAAGAGGCTGAAATTTTATCAGCTCAG GAAGATGGAGGTGGGGACAGACTTGAACGTATATATGAACGTCTGGAAGCTCTCGATGCATCTACAGCTGAGAAGCGCGCAGCTGAAATTCTGCATGGTCTTGGTTTTAGCAAGATGATGCAACAAAAGAAGACAAAAGATTTTTCTGGAGGTTGGAGAATGAGGATTGCATTGGCACGGTCGTTGTTTATGAATCCCACTATTTTACTGCTGGATGAACCCACAAATCACCTTG ACCTTGAAGCTTGTGTTTGGCTTGAGGAGAATCTGAAGAACTTTAGTCGCATTCTGGTCGTCGTTTCACACTCCCAAGATTTCTTGAATGGTGTGTGCACAAATATTATACACATGCAAAGCAAGAAGTTGAAGTTCTACACTGGTAACTATGATCAGTATGTTCAAACCCGTTCTGAACATGAGgaaaatcaaatgaaacaatACAAATGGGAGCAGGACCAAATAGCTAACATGAAGGAGTACATTGCTCGGTTTGGTCACGGGTCAGCTAAGTTGGCTCGTCAAGCACAAAGCAAGGAAAAAACACTAGCGAAGATGGAGAGGGGAGGGCTGACAGAAAAGGTTGCTAGAGATCATGTTTTAACTTTCCGTTTCACAGATGTCGGGAAGCTTCCCCCTCCAGTTTTGCAGTTTGTGGAAGTGTCATTTGGCTATACTCCAGAGAATATTCTTTACAAAAACCTTGATTTTGGCGTGGACCTTGACTCTAGGATTGCTTTGGTGGGGCCCAATGGTGCTGGGAAAAGTACGCTTCTAAAGCTGATGACAGGCGATTTAGTTCCTCTTGAAGGCATGGTGAAGCGTCACAATCACTTAAAAATTGCCCAGTACCATCAGCATCTTGCAGAGAAGCTTGACCTGAATATGTCGGCTCTCCTATACATGATGCGAGAATATCCCGGAAATGAAGAAGAGAGAATGAGGGCAGCAATAGGGAAGTTCGGGCTATCTGGAAAAGCGCAGGTAATGCCCATGAAAAATTTGTCTGATGGGCAGCGTAGCAGAGTTATTTTTGCCTGGCTGGCTTACCGTCAGCCTCATATGTTGTTGCTCGATGAACCGACTAATCACTTAGATATTGAGACTATTGATTCATTGGCCGAGGCTTTGAATGAGTGGGATGGAGGCATGGTTCTTGTAAGTCACGATTTCAGGCTTATAAACCAGGTGGCTCATGAGATATGGGTATGCGAGAATCAGACAGTCAGCCGTTGGGAAGGCGATATTATTGCCTTCAAAGAGCATCTTAAGAGGAAAGCTGGATTATCTGACTGA
- the LOC130806620 gene encoding uncharacterized protein LOC130806620, with product MELAIHNHSFSIVPLYKGPKGLKLHGLRRNTLRISSALPETVLSITIATAVVGAAATVLVKRTQQSEKSQTLVKTCEDCGGSGICSECKGEGFVLQKLSEANAERARMISKTAATRYTAGLPRKWSYCTKCSSGRSCSTCSGSGKLSL from the exons ATGGAGCTTGCCATCCATAACCACTCATTTTCGATTGTTCCTCTGTACAAAG GACCCAAGGGCTTGAAGTTGCATGGTCTCAGAAGGAACACCTTGAGAATATCTTCTGCACTTCCAGAAACAGTGTTGTCTATAACTATAGCAACTGCTGTTGTTGGTGCAGCAGCTACTGTTCTTGTTAAAAGAACCCAACAGTCTGAAAAAAG TCAGACTCTGGTAAAAACTTGCGAAGATTGTGGCGGTTCTGGTATATGCTCAGAGTGCAAAGGAGAAGGATTTGTGCTTCAGAAACTGTCTGAAGCAAACGCTGAAAGGGCTCGGATGATATCTAAAACTGCAGCAACACGCTATACAGCTGG GCTTCCTCGGAAATGGAGCTACTGTACGAAGTGTTCATCAGGTCGTTCCTGTAGTACCTGCAGCGGCAGTGGAAAACTGAGTTTGTAA